A single window of Pieris rapae chromosome 4, ilPieRapa1.1, whole genome shotgun sequence DNA harbors:
- the LOC111003414 gene encoding vitamin K epoxide reductase complex subunit 1, giving the protein MGVQNINRGVVLTGILGVLVSTYTLYVEMAAESRPGYKALCDLAEHASCSRVLTSEYSKAFGLLPRNSAFEVPNCIYGTLFYCIMIFLSTYDNIAVVRLQLLLNTASLITCVYLAYLLIFVLYDFCIVCVSTYVINTCLTYLSFKKHSFLNKKQK; this is encoded by the exons ATGGgtgttcaaaatataaatcgtGGTGTCGTTCTCACGGGAATCCTGGGAGTTCTGGTGTCGACATATACTCTGTACGTCGAAATGGCTGCAGAGTCCCGGCCAGGATATAAAGCACTCTGCGACCTCGCTGAACACGCTAGCTGCTCCAGGGTTCTTACATCTGA GTATTCTAAAGCGTTTGGTTTGCTGCCGAGAAATTCAGCTTTTGAAGTACCAAATTGCATTTACGGCACACTCTTCTATTGTATTATGATCTTCCTGA gcACCTATGACAACATAGCTGTAGTGCGACTTCAACTTCTACTGAATACAGCATCGCTAATAACTTGTGTGTACTTGGCTTACCTTCTAATATTTGTTCTATACGATTTTTGCATTGTATGTGTATCGAcgtatgtaattaatacttGTCTTACGTATTTATCgtttaaaaaacattcctTTCTAAATaagaaacagaaataa